CTCGTCCTCGAGGGGCACGAGGTCGCTCCGCGCGGCAACGTCCTGCTCGACGGGCTGTACGGCGCGCGCATCGAGTGGTCGGGCGACGAGGGCGCCGGGTCGCGCGCCGGGTCCGTCGTGGCGGAGCTGGAGGCGGCGGGCACGCGCGTGCACCGCGTGGCGTTCGGCGGATCCGACGCGCACTCCGTGCAGGGGTTCGTCGACGCGGGGCACGAGCTCCGCGATCAGGTCGGCGACGTCGACCACGTGGTGGTCGCGCTCGGCTCGGGCGGCACCATGGCGGGGCTCGTCGAGGCGCTGGGACCGGAGCGCGTGCTCGGCGTCCACTGCGGGGCGGTGGAGGCGCCGCGGACGGTGGTCGCCGGGTTCCTCGAGGAGCGCGGCACGGGCATCGGCGCCGACCGCCTCCGCATCGACGAGGACCGGGTGGGCGCCGGGTACGCCCACCTCACGGACGAGGCGCGTTCCGCGCTCGTGCTCGTCGCGCGGACGACCGGGATCCTCCTCGACCCGACGTACACCGCACGCGCGGCGGCGGGCCTCGCGGCCGCGGCACGCAGCGGATCCATCGGCGCTGACGACCGGATCGTGCTCTGGCACTCAGGCGGCGTCCCCGGGCTCTTCGGCCACGCCGAGCTCGGCGCCTGACGCCCCGTCGCACCCCTCGACCGGGGGCGTCCCGGTCACGGCGCGCTCGCGGCCGCTCCCGATAACCTGTGCTCTGCCGCCGGTCGCCACGACCGTCGAAGCACCACGACTGGAGCCCCACGTGCATCCCCTGCTCTTCGACTTCCTCGACTCGACGACGCTCATCGAGTCGTTCGGGGGATTCGCCCTCATCGGGATCTGCCTCATCATCTTCGCCGAGACGGGACTGCTCTTCGGCTTCCTCTTCCCCGGCGACACGCTCCTCGTCATCGCGGGGCTGACGCTCCCCGGCATCACCGGCATCGACATCTGGTGGGTGTGCCTCGCCATCGCCTTCTCGGCCTTCGCGGGCGGCGAGGTCGGCTACCTCATCGGCCACAAGGCGGGCCCGAAGGTGTTCGAGCGCAAGGACTCCGGCATCTTCAGCCGCCAGAACGTCGTCCGCACGAACGCGTTCTTCGCCCGCTTCGGCGGCCTCGCGGTCATCGCGGCGCGCTTCGTGCCGATCGTCCGCACCTTCGCGCCCATCGCGGCCGGCGTCGGCCACATGGACTACCGCAAGTACTCCTTCTACAACGCCGTCGGCGCCATCATCTGGGGCGCGGGGCTGACCTGGCTCGGGCACCTCCTCAACGGCTTCCCGCCCATCCGCGACTTCGTCACGCACTACATCGACTACGTCCTGCTCGGCGCGGTCGTCGTCACGCTCGTCCCCACCGCGATCCACTTCCTCCGCGCCCGCAAGCACGCGCGCGACGAGGAGCAGGCCGGCATCGCGCACGACGGCGAGGACCTCGCGCTCGCGCCCGAGTACTTCGACCAGGACCCCTCGAACGACCCGCGCCGCTGAGACGGCGGTGAGCACGAGCGCTCCGCGGGCTCCGAGCCGCGGATGCGCCTTCGCCCGCTGAGGACGGACCCGACCGCGGGTCAGACGTGGTGCCGGTGCTCGTGCCCGGCGTGCTCCTCGGGCTCCAGCTGGAACGTGCTGTGCTCGACGTCGAAGTGGTCGTCGAGGCAGCCGGCCAGCCGGTCGAGAAGCTCCCCCGTGCGTCCCTCGCGGAACACCTCCTGCTCCACCACGACGTGCGCGGTGAAGACGGGCGATCCCGAGGTGATGGCCCACACGTGGACGTCGTGCACGGCCGTGACGCCGGGGGTCTCGAGCAGATGGGCGCGGATCCGCTCGGGCTCGGTGCCCACGGGCGTGGACTCGGTGAGCACGCGCACCACGTCCCGCAGCAGCACCGCTGCGCGCGGCACGATGAGCGCCGCGATGACGAGCGACGCGATCGCGTCGGCGCGGCCGAAGCCCGTGAGCGCGATGACGACGCCCGCGACGATGGCGGCGACGGACCCGAACGCGTCGCCGAGCACCTCGAGGTAGGCGCCGCGCAGGCCGATCGAGCGGCCCGCTCCCCCGCGCAGCACGACGAGCGCCGCGATGTTGGCGACCAGGCCGATGCCGGCGGCGAGCAGCATGACGCCGCCGTCCACCTCCGGACTCTCCGGCGCCAGCAGCCGCTGGACGCCCTGCACCGCGACGTACACCCCGACGACCGCGAGGATCAGGCCGTTCACGAGCGCGCCGAGCACCTCGCCGCGCTGGAAGCCGAACGTGTGCCGGTCGGTCGCGGGACGCGCGGCGACGACCGTGGCCACCAGGGCGATGCCGAGGCCGAGCAGGTCGCTCGTCATGTGACCGGCGTCCGCGAGGAGCGCCAGGGAGCCGGAGACGAGGGCGCCGATCACCTCCACGACGAGCACCGACGCGGTGATGGCGATCGCGACGACGAGGCGGCGGCGGTCGGTGACGGCCGCGCCGTGGTCGTGCGATCCGGAACCCATGCCCCCACCGTACGGGCGCGCGAGCGGGCGGATCCGACCGGCACCGCAGTCGGGAACGACTCCCGCTCTCAGGAGGGCGGACGGGCGTCAGCCGCGACCGAGGAGCTCCTGCCGGACCACCGGCATGATCGCGTCGAAGGCCAGGGCGCGGTGGCTCACGCGGTTCTTCTCGTCAGCGCTCAGGGCCGCCGCGCTCGCGCCGCCGGTCGACGGTCGGAAGATCGGGTCATAGCCGAAGCCGCCCTCCCCCTCGACCGCGCGGAGCACGGATCCCTCCCAGACGCCGACCGCCGTGCGCTCGACGAGGCCGTCGTCGGTCGGCACGACGAGGGCGGCCGCGCAGGTGAAGCGCGCGCCGCGGTGGGCGTCCGGCACGTCGCCCAGCTGCCACAGCAGGAGCTCGAGGTTCTCCCGGCTGTCGCGGGCGGGGCCCGACCAGCGCGCCGAGAAGATGCCGGGCGATCCGCCGAGGACGTCGACGCCGATGCCGGAGTCGTCGGCCAGCGCCGCGCAGCCCGTGTGGAGGGCGGCCGCGCGGGCCTTGATGAGGGCGTTCTCCTCGAAGGTCGTGCCGTCCTCCACGGGCTCCGGTCCGTCGTAGGCGGCCAGATCGATGCCGTCGAGGCGCGCGCCGAGGATCCGGCGGAGCTCCTCGACCTTGTGGGCGTTGTGCGTGGCGAGGACGAGCGGGATCACGGGGTCGGCCTCAGCGTCCGAGCGCCTGCGCCTGCAGTGCGGTGAGCGTGACCCCGCCGCCGAGAGCGAGGTCGAGCAGCGCGTCGAGCTCGGCGCGGTCGAAGGGCGCACCCTCGGCCGTGCCCTGCACCTCGACGAACGAGCCGCTGCCCGTCATGACGACGTTCATGTCGGTCTCGGCACGCACGTCCTCGACGTACGCGAGGTCGAGGAGCGGCCTCTGGTCGACGATGCCCACCGAGACGGCGGCGACGCTGTCCTTCAGCGGCGTGGCCCGCTGGGCGATGAACTTCCGCTCGCGACCCCACTCGAGCGCGTCGGCGAGCGCGACGTACGCGCCCGTGATCGCGGCGGTGCGCGTGCCGCCGTCGGCCTGGAGCACGTCGCAGTCGATGACGATCGTGTTCTCGCCGAGCGCCTTCATGTCGACGACGGCGCGGAGGCTCCGGCCGATGAGGCGCGAGATCTCGTGCGTGCGGCCGCCGACCTTGCCCTTCACGGCCTCGCGGTCCATGCGCTCGTTCGTGGCGCGCGGCAGCATGGCGTACTCGGCGGTGACCCAGCCCTGCCCGCTCCCGGCCTTCCAGCGCGGCACGCGGTTGGTGAAGGACGCCGTGCAGAGGACGCGGGTGCGCCCGAAGGAGATGAGGGCGGATCCCTCGGCCTGCTCGCTCCAGTTCCGCTCGATGCTGATCTCGCGCAGCTGGTCGGCGGCGCGTCCGTCGTGGCGGGTGGTCTCGTCGGTCATGTGCGGCCTCGGCTCTGCTCGGGGATGGAGGGGGTGCCGGACGCGGACGACGCGACGGACGCGTCCTCGCGGATCCGGCGGGGAAGGGAGATGGCGCCCGTCTCGACCAGCTCGACGTGCGTGACGCCGGTGCCGAGCATGCGGTGCGCGAGGTCCTCGAAGTCGGAGGCCCGGCCGCCGGTCGCCTCGTACCGGATCACCGGCGGGGCGTCGGAGCGGCGCTCGATGCCCGCGGAGACGAGCTCGCGGTAGACGTCCTTGGCGGTCTCGGTGTCGCTCGAGACGAGCGTGACTAGCGGACCCATGATCAGCGAGATGGCGCCCTCGAGGAACGGGTAGTGGGTGCAGCCGAGCACGAGCGTGTCGACGCCGGCGTCCTGCAGCGGCGCGAGGTATCGCTCGGCCGCGGCCATGAGCTCGGGGCCCGAGGTGATGCCGCGCTCGACGAAGCCGACGAAGTCGGGTGCCTCCGCGGAGGTGAGCGCGAGGTGCGGCGCCGCGGCGAACGCGTCGTCGTAGGCCCGGCTCGTGACGGTGGCATGCGTGGCGATCACGCCGACGCGGTGGTTGCGGGTGACGCTCACGGCGGTGCGCACGGCGGGCTGGATCACCTCGACCACGGGGATGTCGTAGCGCTCGCGGGCGTCGCGCAGCATGGCGGCGGAGGCGGTGTTGCAGGCGATGACGAGCATCTTGACGCCCCGGTCGACCAGGTCGTCGAGGACCGCGAGGGCGTAGCGGCGGACGTCCGCGATGGGCTTGTCGCCGTAGGGCGTGTGAGCCGTGTCGCCGATGTAGACGATGGACTCACGCGGCAGGAGGGTCGCCAC
The nucleotide sequence above comes from Clavibacter sp. B3I6. Encoded proteins:
- a CDS encoding DedA family protein encodes the protein MHPLLFDFLDSTTLIESFGGFALIGICLIIFAETGLLFGFLFPGDTLLVIAGLTLPGITGIDIWWVCLAIAFSAFAGGEVGYLIGHKAGPKVFERKDSGIFSRQNVVRTNAFFARFGGLAVIAARFVPIVRTFAPIAAGVGHMDYRKYSFYNAVGAIIWGAGLTWLGHLLNGFPPIRDFVTHYIDYVLLGAVVVTLVPTAIHFLRARKHARDEEQAGIAHDGEDLALAPEYFDQDPSNDPRR
- a CDS encoding cation diffusion facilitator family transporter, translating into MGSGSHDHGAAVTDRRRLVVAIAITASVLVVEVIGALVSGSLALLADAGHMTSDLLGLGIALVATVVAARPATDRHTFGFQRGEVLGALVNGLILAVVGVYVAVQGVQRLLAPESPEVDGGVMLLAAGIGLVANIAALVVLRGGAGRSIGLRGAYLEVLGDAFGSVAAIVAGVVIALTGFGRADAIASLVIAALIVPRAAVLLRDVVRVLTESTPVGTEPERIRAHLLETPGVTAVHDVHVWAITSGSPVFTAHVVVEQEVFREGRTGELLDRLAGCLDDHFDVEHSTFQLEPEEHAGHEHRHHV
- the murI gene encoding glutamate racemase; translation: MSDAPIGIFDSGVGGLTVARAVATLLPRESIVYIGDTAHTPYGDKPIADVRRYALAVLDDLVDRGVKMLVIACNTASAAMLRDARERYDIPVVEVIQPAVRTAVSVTRNHRVGVIATHATVTSRAYDDAFAAAPHLALTSAEAPDFVGFVERGITSGPELMAAAERYLAPLQDAGVDTLVLGCTHYPFLEGAISLIMGPLVTLVSSDTETAKDVYRELVSAGIERRSDAPPVIRYEATGGRASDFEDLAHRMLGTGVTHVELVETGAISLPRRIREDASVASSASGTPSIPEQSRGRT
- the rph gene encoding ribonuclease PH; the encoded protein is MTDETTRHDGRAADQLREISIERNWSEQAEGSALISFGRTRVLCTASFTNRVPRWKAGSGQGWVTAEYAMLPRATNERMDREAVKGKVGGRTHEISRLIGRSLRAVVDMKALGENTIVIDCDVLQADGGTRTAAITGAYVALADALEWGRERKFIAQRATPLKDSVAAVSVGIVDQRPLLDLAYVEDVRAETDMNVVMTGSGSFVEVQGTAEGAPFDRAELDALLDLALGGGVTLTALQAQALGR
- a CDS encoding pyridoxal-phosphate dependent enzyme, which translates into the protein MDDRIRLWTEPTPVHPVPRLAEALGLHPERLLMKRDDLIGWGGGGNKARKLERSLGRALARGATTVVTTGAAQSNHARMTAAAGATLGLDVVLVLEGHEVAPRGNVLLDGLYGARIEWSGDEGAGSRAGSVVAELEAAGTRVHRVAFGGSDAHSVQGFVDAGHELRDQVGDVDHVVVALGSGGTMAGLVEALGPERVLGVHCGAVEAPRTVVAGFLEERGTGIGADRLRIDEDRVGAGYAHLTDEARSALVLVARTTGILLDPTYTARAAAGLAAAARSGSIGADDRIVLWHSGGVPGLFGHAELGA
- a CDS encoding non-canonical purine NTP pyrophosphatase, producing MIPLVLATHNAHKVEELRRILGARLDGIDLAAYDGPEPVEDGTTFEENALIKARAAALHTGCAALADDSGIGVDVLGGSPGIFSARWSGPARDSRENLELLLWQLGDVPDAHRGARFTCAAALVVPTDDGLVERTAVGVWEGSVLRAVEGEGGFGYDPIFRPSTGGASAAALSADEKNRVSHRALAFDAIMPVVRQELLGRG